The following coding sequences lie in one Steroidobacter denitrificans genomic window:
- a CDS encoding YciK family oxidoreductase, with the protein MIDPRNYQPRADVLHDRVVLITGASGGIGKAVALAAARHGARIILHGRNIRKLEAVYDDIVGGGAPRPSILPMDFEKAGPDDYDRMVAALEQEFGRLDALLHNAGMLGERAPIEHADVAKWMRTMHVNVNAPFILTRCCLPLLKQAKDPSIIFTSSGVVPRPRAFWGAYLPSKWASDGLMRMLAQELEAHPAVRVNSLNPGKVRTNMRLQAYPAEDRATLPEADTIVAPYLFLLGPDSRGITGETFECQ; encoded by the coding sequence ATGATCGATCCACGCAACTACCAACCCCGCGCCGATGTGTTGCACGACCGCGTTGTCCTGATCACCGGGGCCAGCGGCGGCATCGGCAAAGCCGTGGCGTTGGCTGCCGCCAGGCATGGCGCGCGCATCATTCTGCACGGCCGCAACATACGCAAGCTCGAAGCGGTCTATGACGACATCGTGGGGGGCGGCGCGCCGCGTCCGTCCATCCTGCCGATGGATTTCGAGAAGGCCGGTCCCGATGATTACGACAGGATGGTGGCCGCGCTCGAGCAGGAATTCGGCCGGCTGGATGCCCTGTTGCACAATGCCGGCATGCTCGGGGAACGCGCGCCGATCGAACATGCCGATGTCGCGAAATGGATGCGTACCATGCATGTGAACGTGAATGCGCCGTTCATCCTGACGCGTTGCTGCCTGCCGCTGCTCAAGCAAGCGAAGGATCCGTCGATCATCTTCACCTCCAGCGGAGTCGTGCCCCGGCCACGCGCATTCTGGGGCGCCTACCTGCCATCGAAGTGGGCCAGCGACGGTTTGATGCGCATGCTGGCGCAGGAACTGGAAGCCCATCCGGCCGTACGCGTGAACAGCCTCAATCCCGGCAAGGTACGCACCAACATGCGCCTGCAGGCCTATCCCGCCGAGGATCGCGCCACGCTACCCGAAGCGGATACGATCGTGGCGCCTTACTTGTTTTTGCTCGGTCCGGACAGCCGGGGCATCACCGGCGAGACTTTCGAGTGCCAGTAG
- the gyrA gene encoding DNA gyrase subunit A has translation MAEIAREILHVNLEDEMRRSYLDYAMSVIIGRALPDVRDGLKPVHRRILFAMHESNNVHSRPYVKCARVVGDVLGKYHPHGDSSAYDALVRMAQNFSMRYMLVDGQGNFGSVDGDPPAAYRYTECRMTAISAELLADIDKETVDFVDNYDGKEQEPVVLPTRVPNLLVNGSSGIAVGMATNIPPHNLNEVISACIALIDDPELTITGLMQYIPGPDFPTGGIINGSQQIVAAYHTGRGRLHLRARTEIEEDARGRQAIVVTELPYQVNKARLLERIAELVREKTLDGIAPDGLRDESDKDGMRVVIELKRGEVADVILNNLFKHTPMETVFGINMVALQDGQPKLLNLKEVLDAFLRHRREVVTRRTVFDLRKARDRVHILEGQAVALANIDEVIALIKASAMPAEAKIALMQRIWPAGAVPALLQRAGQVVTRPEGLSTMFGMTLEGYRLSDVQAQAILDLRLHRLTGLEQDKIVGEYQELLVLIRDLEDILARPERLLEVIRAELEEIRTKYGDARRTQILQNHSDLTIEDLIEQQDMVVTLSHGGYAKAQPATDYQAQRRGGRGKAATAVKDEDFVDKLFVANTHDTLLCFSSAGKLYWLKVYQLPQASRGSRGRPIVNLLPLQEGERINAVLPIHEFEENKFVFMATARGTVKKTPLEAFSRPRQAGIIAIELDGDDRLVGVDMTDGSRQIVLCSSGGKALRFSEADVRPMGRTAAGVRGIRLPESEEVISLIIVDAQGMVLTASEKGYGKRTAIEDFPVHGRGGQGVIALQVSERNGRVVGALLVRPEDEIMLISSSGTLVRTPVEEISIQGRNTQGVRLIRLDDGDRLVGLERILAEGGEDVAEGEAGAKMMGDEENMSE, from the coding sequence ATGGCTGAAATCGCGCGCGAAATCCTGCACGTCAATCTTGAAGACGAGATGCGCAGGTCGTATCTCGACTATGCGATGAGCGTCATCATCGGGCGGGCGCTGCCCGATGTACGTGACGGCTTGAAGCCGGTGCATCGGCGCATCCTGTTCGCGATGCACGAGAGCAACAATGTTCATTCGCGTCCCTACGTCAAGTGCGCGCGCGTCGTAGGCGACGTACTGGGCAAATATCACCCGCACGGCGATTCTTCGGCCTACGATGCGCTGGTGCGTATGGCGCAGAATTTCTCGATGCGCTACATGCTGGTCGACGGCCAGGGCAACTTCGGCTCGGTAGACGGAGATCCGCCGGCGGCCTACCGCTATACCGAATGCCGCATGACGGCGATTTCCGCCGAGCTGCTGGCCGATATCGACAAGGAAACGGTCGATTTCGTCGACAACTACGACGGCAAGGAGCAGGAGCCGGTCGTATTGCCTACGCGCGTACCGAATCTGCTGGTCAACGGCTCCTCCGGTATCGCCGTGGGCATGGCGACCAACATCCCGCCGCACAATCTCAACGAGGTCATCAGCGCCTGTATCGCCCTGATCGACGATCCCGAGCTGACGATCACCGGCTTGATGCAATATATTCCAGGGCCGGATTTTCCGACCGGAGGCATCATCAACGGCTCCCAGCAGATCGTTGCCGCCTACCATACCGGGCGGGGCCGGCTGCATCTGCGCGCGCGCACCGAGATCGAGGAAGATGCCCGGGGCCGTCAGGCGATCGTCGTCACGGAACTGCCCTACCAGGTCAACAAGGCACGCTTGCTGGAGCGTATCGCCGAGCTGGTGCGCGAAAAGACCCTCGACGGCATCGCTCCCGATGGTCTGCGCGACGAGTCGGACAAGGACGGCATGCGCGTGGTCATCGAGCTCAAGCGTGGCGAGGTGGCCGATGTCATCCTGAACAATCTGTTCAAGCACACGCCCATGGAGACGGTGTTCGGCATCAATATGGTCGCCCTGCAGGACGGCCAGCCGAAACTGCTCAATCTGAAGGAAGTGCTGGACGCATTCCTGCGCCATCGCCGCGAGGTCGTGACTCGCCGCACGGTATTCGATCTGCGCAAGGCCCGCGACCGTGTCCATATCCTGGAAGGTCAGGCCGTAGCATTGGCCAATATCGATGAGGTCATTGCCTTGATCAAGGCCTCTGCGATGCCGGCGGAGGCGAAGATCGCACTGATGCAGCGCATCTGGCCGGCAGGTGCAGTGCCGGCGCTGCTGCAGCGCGCCGGACAGGTCGTGACCCGCCCGGAAGGGCTGTCCACGATGTTCGGCATGACGCTGGAAGGCTACCGGCTTTCGGATGTGCAGGCACAAGCGATCCTGGATCTGCGTCTGCATCGCCTGACCGGACTGGAGCAGGACAAGATCGTCGGCGAGTATCAGGAGCTGCTCGTGCTCATCCGGGATCTCGAAGATATCCTGGCGCGTCCCGAACGGCTGCTGGAGGTCATCCGCGCCGAACTCGAGGAGATCCGGACCAAGTATGGCGATGCCCGGCGCACGCAAATCCTGCAGAACCACTCCGACCTGACGATCGAGGATCTTATCGAGCAGCAGGATATGGTGGTCACGCTATCGCACGGTGGTTATGCGAAAGCCCAGCCGGCGACCGACTATCAGGCGCAACGCCGCGGCGGCCGCGGCAAGGCGGCGACGGCGGTGAAAGACGAGGATTTCGTCGACAAGCTGTTCGTGGCCAATACCCACGATACGCTGCTGTGTTTCTCGAGTGCCGGCAAGCTGTACTGGCTCAAGGTCTATCAGCTGCCGCAGGCGAGCCGCGGTTCGCGCGGCCGGCCGATCGTCAACCTGCTGCCGTTGCAGGAGGGCGAGCGCATCAACGCGGTATTGCCGATCCATGAATTCGAGGAAAATAAGTTCGTCTTCATGGCGACAGCCCGTGGAACGGTGAAAAAGACGCCTCTGGAAGCGTTTTCGCGGCCGCGCCAGGCCGGTATCATCGCCATCGAACTGGATGGTGATGATCGCCTGGTCGGCGTGGACATGACCGACGGCAGCCGGCAGATCGTCCTGTGTTCCAGCGGCGGCAAGGCGCTGCGCTTCAGTGAAGCTGACGTGCGCCCCATGGGACGGACCGCAGCCGGTGTGCGCGGCATTCGTCTGCCGGAAAGCGAGGAAGTGATCTCACTGATCATCGTCGATGCGCAGGGCATGGTATTGACGGCGTCCGAGAAGGGCTACGGCAAGCGTACGGCCATCGAGGATTTTCCGGTGCATGGCCGCGGCGGGCAGGGCGTCATCGCCCTGCAGGTCAGCGAGCGCAACGGCCGAGTGGTCGGCGCACTGCTGGTCAGGCCCGAGGACGAGATCATGCTCATCAGCTCCAGCGGAACGCTGGTGCGTACGCCCGTCGAGGAAATATCGATCCAGGGGCGCAACACCCAGGGGGTGCGCCTGATTCGTCTCGATGACGGTGACCGGCTGGTCGGATTGGAGCGCATCCTCGCCGAGGGCGGCGAGGATGTGGCCGAAGGCGAAGCCGGTGCGAAGATGATGGGCGACGAGGAAAACATGTCCGAATAG
- a CDS encoding tryptophan--tRNA ligase translates to MSANISGNKRILSGMRPTGQLHLGNYFGALKNWIQLQYQYECYFFVADIHALTTGYDDTTDLESNVWSMVIDWLAAGLNPAASTMFIQSRVPEHSELHLLLSMVTPLGWLERVPTYKDQQEQLKHKDLATYGFLGYPLLQSADILLYKAARVPVGEDQVAHVEITREVARRFNHVFGHERDFEAKVEKAIKSLGSRNGTRYKELRRLYQEQGDEAAIEQARTLLDGNVRLTVADRERLIGYLEGTGRSILVEPEVLLTATPKVPGLDGRKMSKSYGNTIGLREDPDVVAKKLKTMQTDPARVRRTDPGNPDKCPVWDLHKLYSDAQTQAWVQAGCRSASIGCLDCKQRLAEPMLAEIGAMRERGREFEENRDLVRGIIAEGCEKAREVARQTLEDVHQAMGMNYR, encoded by the coding sequence TTGAGCGCCAATATTTCCGGCAATAAACGCATTTTGTCCGGCATGCGTCCCACGGGCCAGCTGCACCTGGGCAATTATTTCGGGGCGCTCAAGAACTGGATCCAACTGCAGTACCAGTACGAGTGTTACTTCTTTGTCGCGGATATCCATGCCCTGACGACCGGCTACGATGACACGACGGACTTGGAATCCAATGTATGGAGCATGGTGATCGACTGGTTGGCGGCAGGATTGAACCCGGCAGCGTCGACCATGTTCATCCAGTCGCGTGTTCCGGAACACTCCGAATTGCACTTGTTATTGTCCATGGTGACTCCGCTGGGTTGGCTGGAACGGGTGCCGACCTACAAAGACCAGCAGGAGCAGCTCAAACACAAGGATCTCGCCACTTACGGTTTTCTGGGCTATCCGCTGCTGCAGTCCGCCGACATCCTGTTGTACAAGGCAGCCCGTGTGCCGGTGGGCGAGGACCAGGTCGCACATGTCGAGATCACGCGCGAGGTGGCGCGACGCTTCAATCATGTATTCGGGCACGAGCGCGATTTCGAGGCGAAGGTCGAGAAGGCGATCAAGAGTCTCGGCAGCCGCAACGGCACGCGTTACAAAGAACTACGCCGGCTGTATCAGGAGCAGGGCGATGAAGCGGCGATCGAGCAGGCTCGGACCTTGCTGGACGGCAATGTCCGCTTGACGGTCGCGGACCGTGAACGACTGATCGGCTATCTGGAGGGGACCGGCCGCAGTATCCTGGTGGAACCGGAGGTGTTGTTGACCGCGACCCCGAAGGTGCCGGGTCTGGACGGGCGCAAGATGTCCAAGTCCTACGGCAATACGATCGGGCTGCGCGAGGATCCGGATGTGGTCGCGAAGAAGCTGAAGACCATGCAGACCGATCCGGCGCGAGTACGGCGCACGGATCCAGGGAATCCGGACAAGTGCCCCGTATGGGATCTGCACAAGCTGTATTCGGACGCCCAGACCCAGGCATGGGTGCAGGCAGGCTGCCGTTCGGCAAGTATCGGTTGCCTGGACTGCAAGCAGCGTCTCGCCGAACCCATGCTCGCCGAGATCGGTGCAATGCGTGAGCGCGGCCGGGAGTTCGAGGAGAATCGCGATCTGGTCAGAGGCATCATCGCCGAGGGCTGCGAGAAGGCGCGCGAGGTGGCCCGCCAGACGCTCGAGGACGTTCATCAAGCCATGGGCATGAACTATCGCTAG
- a CDS encoding S4 domain-containing protein: protein MSERLHKVLAQHGLGSRREIEKWMLEGRILLNGKAALPGEHYRSGDRVMLDGRDVTAHLQTSKGPQVLIYHKPQGQHISVRGPDETPHESESSQDHAAIAGARASVLESLPAIRGGRWLVINAMQTGDSGLLLLTRDGRLADALRRRAATTPTTYVARVLVPAPDFDLATLPRTVNYDGEMLEFETIEAAGGEGTNRWFRIESPHAHRRAAVRALFESRGLAVSRVIQLRFAGLELPRDLPRGRHRAVSEQEVAALYAHAGLAMPQEQKTTANFAATHSRRRPPPDRRKPKRPGSRSMRKHAQQAGAAVPESGAPEAGTGRRPASRPHTQARPRAQERSPARAGMPPSARGRRRGKATGTRKSRR, encoded by the coding sequence TTGTCCGAGCGTTTGCACAAGGTGCTTGCCCAGCATGGTCTGGGTTCGCGCCGCGAAATCGAAAAATGGATGCTCGAGGGACGCATTCTGCTCAACGGTAAAGCTGCCCTTCCCGGGGAGCATTATCGGAGCGGCGATCGCGTCATGCTCGACGGCCGGGATGTGACGGCGCATCTGCAGACGTCCAAAGGCCCGCAGGTGCTAATCTATCATAAACCTCAGGGTCAGCATATTTCCGTACGCGGACCCGATGAAACTCCCCATGAAAGCGAATCGTCGCAGGATCACGCCGCGATCGCCGGCGCACGTGCCAGTGTGCTGGAATCCCTGCCGGCGATACGCGGCGGGCGATGGCTGGTCATCAATGCGATGCAGACCGGTGACAGCGGCTTGCTGCTCCTGACTCGCGATGGCCGCCTGGCCGATGCGCTGCGGCGGCGCGCCGCGACGACACCGACGACATACGTGGCTCGCGTGCTGGTGCCGGCACCGGATTTCGATCTTGCCACGCTGCCGCGGACGGTGAACTACGACGGGGAAATGCTCGAATTCGAAACCATCGAGGCGGCCGGAGGAGAGGGCACGAACCGCTGGTTCAGAATCGAATCGCCTCACGCTCATCGTCGTGCCGCCGTGCGAGCGCTGTTCGAAAGCCGGGGATTGGCGGTCAGTCGGGTGATTCAGCTGCGTTTCGCCGGCCTCGAACTGCCCAGGGATCTGCCGCGAGGCAGGCATCGGGCAGTTTCGGAGCAGGAGGTGGCGGCGCTGTATGCACACGCCGGCCTGGCGATGCCGCAAGAACAAAAGACGACCGCGAATTTCGCCGCCACGCATTCCCGGCGTCGGCCGCCGCCGGATCGCCGCAAGCCCAAGCGTCCGGGTTCCCGGAGCATGCGCAAACACGCGCAACAGGCCGGCGCTGCAGTACCGGAAAGCGGCGCGCCGGAAGCAGGCACCGGGCGCCGGCCAGCATCCCGGCCGCATACCCAGGCCCGGCCACGCGCCCAGGAACGATCACCCGCGCGCGCCGGAATGCCCCCTTCGGCCCGCGGGCGGCGGCGCGGCAAAGCTACTGGCACTCGAAAGTCTCGCCGGTGA
- the scpB gene encoding SMC-Scp complex subunit ScpB: protein MNQDDLKHLIEATLLAAGRPVTQTRLLELFEERERPTQEQLDAAFQALSSDYESRGIEVLEVASGWRIQVRPRYVDIVSRLWQERPSRYSRALLETLALIAYRQPITRSEIEEIRGVSISSTIMRTLQERGWIRTVGHREVPGRPELLGTTREFLDYFGLKSLEQLPTLAELKDVETIGVQLELPADAQEGAVDGPAEDGEEIGAEIGQTGTSDDLASPERSSPTLVADGDAADGSRMIGDPPRSS, encoded by the coding sequence ATGAATCAAGACGATCTCAAGCACCTCATCGAGGCGACGCTGCTGGCGGCCGGCCGGCCGGTTACGCAGACACGGCTGTTGGAACTCTTCGAGGAGCGCGAGCGGCCGACCCAGGAGCAACTGGATGCGGCGTTCCAGGCCCTTTCGAGTGATTATGAATCTCGCGGCATCGAGGTGCTGGAAGTGGCGAGCGGTTGGCGGATCCAGGTCCGCCCGCGCTACGTCGACATCGTTTCGCGGCTGTGGCAGGAGCGGCCGTCGCGTTACTCGCGTGCCTTGCTCGAGACGCTTGCACTCATTGCCTACCGCCAGCCGATCACGCGCAGTGAAATCGAGGAAATCCGCGGTGTATCGATCAGCTCGACGATCATGCGCACCTTGCAGGAGCGCGGCTGGATACGCACCGTCGGTCACCGTGAAGTTCCCGGCCGTCCGGAACTGTTGGGCACCACGCGGGAATTTCTCGATTATTTCGGCTTGAAGAGCCTCGAGCAGTTGCCGACACTCGCCGAACTCAAGGACGTGGAGACGATCGGAGTGCAGCTGGAACTGCCCGCGGATGCGCAGGAGGGGGCTGTGGATGGGCCGGCCGAAGACGGAGAAGAAATCGGAGCGGAAATCGGCCAGACGGGAACGAGCGACGACCTGGCCTCTCCCGAGCGCAGCAGCCCCACACTGGTCGCAGACGGCGATGCAGCCGATGGCAGCCGAATGATCGGCGATCCGCCGCGGAGTTCTTAG
- the serC gene encoding 3-phosphoserine/phosphohydroxythreonine transaminase, which translates to MMRVFNFSAGPAVLPLEVLEQARDEMLDWHGTGMSVMEMSHRGKAFVSIAAQAEADLRELLQVPANYKVLFLQGGATAQFAAIPMNLAGPDSVVDYVHTGAWSKKAIGEAKRYANVNVAANAGEPYASIPAQESWQRSPNAAYLHYTPNETIGGVEFHFIPDTNAEVPLVADLSSTILSRPLDVSKFGLIYAGAQKNIGPAGLALVIVREDLLGRARAGTPTILDFAAMAKDGSMLNTPPTYAWYVAGLVFQWLRRQGGLEAMGKRNQAKAAKLYEAIDDSSFYANPVAKGARSWMNVPFTLARPELDKTFIAEAREAGLVTLEGHRSVGGMRASLYNAMPMEGVDALVGFMREFERRHA; encoded by the coding sequence ATCATGCGTGTATTCAATTTCAGTGCGGGCCCTGCGGTCCTTCCTCTCGAAGTGCTCGAACAGGCCCGTGACGAGATGCTCGACTGGCACGGCACCGGCATGTCGGTAATGGAAATGAGCCACCGCGGCAAGGCGTTCGTATCGATCGCCGCACAGGCCGAGGCGGACCTGCGCGAACTGCTGCAGGTGCCGGCCAACTACAAGGTGCTGTTCCTGCAGGGCGGCGCGACGGCGCAATTCGCGGCCATCCCGATGAATCTCGCCGGTCCCGACAGTGTCGTCGATTATGTGCATACGGGCGCCTGGTCGAAGAAGGCGATCGGCGAAGCCAAACGCTATGCGAATGTCAACGTGGCGGCGAACGCCGGTGAGCCCTATGCGTCGATTCCGGCGCAGGAGAGCTGGCAGCGCAGCCCGAATGCGGCCTATCTGCATTACACGCCGAACGAAACGATCGGCGGAGTGGAATTCCATTTCATTCCCGACACCAATGCCGAGGTGCCGCTGGTCGCGGATCTGTCCTCGACGATCCTGTCGCGCCCGCTGGACGTCTCGAAATTCGGTCTGATCTATGCCGGGGCGCAAAAGAACATCGGTCCGGCAGGGCTGGCCCTGGTGATCGTGCGCGAGGATCTGCTCGGACGCGCCCGAGCCGGCACGCCGACGATCCTGGACTTCGCGGCGATGGCGAAGGACGGCTCCATGCTCAATACCCCGCCGACCTATGCCTGGTATGTGGCGGGCCTGGTGTTCCAATGGTTGCGGCGGCAGGGTGGGCTGGAGGCCATGGGAAAGCGCAACCAGGCCAAGGCGGCCAAGCTTTATGAGGCGATCGACGACTCATCGTTCTATGCCAACCCGGTGGCCAAGGGAGCTCGCTCCTGGATGAACGTACCGTTCACGCTCGCCCGGCCCGAACTCGACAAGACCTTCATTGCAGAGGCGAGGGAAGCTGGACTGGTGACGCTCGAAGGCCATCGGTCCGTCGGCGGCATGCGTGCCAGTCTTTATAATGCGATGCCGATGGAGGGTGTCGATGCCCTGGTTGGTTTCATGCGGGAGTTCGAAAGGAGGCATGCATGA
- a CDS encoding DNA recombination protein RmuC: MTLSPWAALAGAALLGTLGGGLITVVITSWRHRRRTESLHRQLAILEARVKTQAQFEHDRQMSQERTMEQLRSTFDALAGASLRANSESFLRLAREHLGQHQQSALNALGEREKAIETLLAPIRELLGKTEQQIQRIEKERAETYGTLKGALESVAFGQQALQRETRSLINALRRPEVRGQWGEMTLRRLAELAGMIEHCDFSAQVHVRTAEGGLRPDMIVHMPDGRDLVVDVKTPLDAYLEAMDADSDERRSLALWRHAQAVAERVRQLAAKSYWSQFDNSPDFVILFIPGDQFLSAALAESPTLLEDAIRQDVIIATPTSFVALLKAVAYGWRQLSLAQNAETIRSLGQDLYKRLAVFTSHLTRLGRSLGAGVDAYNAAVGSLEHQVLPGARKFSELGILPNREIDSLDPIDRLAREPRRRPEDEVLLRANMDAGPSAGVDTEK; the protein is encoded by the coding sequence GTGACGCTCAGCCCATGGGCCGCACTGGCGGGCGCGGCGCTGCTCGGCACGCTCGGCGGCGGCCTGATCACCGTCGTGATCACCTCGTGGCGTCATCGCCGCAGGACCGAATCCCTGCACCGCCAACTTGCCATCCTCGAAGCCCGGGTAAAGACGCAGGCGCAGTTCGAACATGATCGCCAGATGTCGCAGGAACGCACCATGGAGCAGTTGCGCTCCACGTTCGATGCGCTGGCCGGCGCCTCGCTGCGCGCCAACAGCGAATCGTTCCTGCGCCTGGCACGCGAACACCTCGGGCAGCACCAGCAATCCGCGTTGAATGCGCTGGGCGAGCGGGAAAAGGCGATCGAAACCCTGCTCGCACCCATCCGCGAACTGCTCGGCAAGACCGAGCAGCAGATCCAGCGCATCGAAAAAGAACGCGCGGAAACCTATGGAACCTTGAAGGGCGCTTTGGAGTCCGTGGCTTTCGGACAGCAGGCTCTGCAGCGCGAGACCCGCAGCCTGATCAATGCATTGCGTCGCCCCGAAGTGCGCGGTCAATGGGGTGAAATGACCCTGCGCCGCCTGGCCGAACTGGCCGGTATGATCGAACATTGCGATTTTTCCGCACAAGTCCATGTCCGGACCGCGGAAGGCGGTCTGCGGCCCGACATGATCGTGCATATGCCCGATGGCCGGGACTTGGTCGTGGACGTCAAGACGCCGCTGGATGCCTACTTGGAGGCGATGGATGCCGACAGCGACGAACGGCGCAGTCTTGCGCTGTGGCGCCATGCCCAGGCAGTCGCCGAGCGGGTGCGCCAGCTGGCTGCTAAAAGCTACTGGAGCCAGTTCGACAATAGCCCCGATTTCGTCATCCTGTTCATTCCCGGCGATCAATTCCTGTCGGCTGCGCTGGCCGAATCCCCGACCTTGCTGGAAGATGCGATCCGTCAGGATGTGATCATCGCTACGCCGACGAGTTTCGTCGCCCTGCTGAAAGCCGTCGCCTACGGCTGGCGGCAACTGTCCCTGGCGCAGAATGCGGAGACGATCCGCAGCCTGGGGCAGGACTTGTACAAGCGTCTGGCGGTGTTCACCAGCCATCTCACCCGGCTGGGGCGCAGTCTCGGCGCCGGAGTGGATGCCTACAATGCCGCCGTCGGTTCGCTCGAACACCAGGTGCTGCCCGGAGCGCGCAAGTTCTCCGAGCTTGGAATCCTGCCGAATCGCGAGATCGACTCGCTCGATCCGATCGACCGGCTGGCCCGGGAGCCGCGCAGGCGTCCGGAGGATGAAGTCCTCCTGCGGGCGAATATGGATGCCGGCCCGAGTGCCGGCGTGGATACGGAAAAATGA
- the ubiG gene encoding bifunctional 2-polyprenyl-6-hydroxyphenol methylase/3-demethylubiquinol 3-O-methyltransferase UbiG: MTKTSPESFAGIDANHDPAEIARFDARAQRWWDPQGEFRPLHVLNPVRLEYVDAGAGLAGKRVLDVGCGGGLLSEAMATRGAAVTGIDLAPLTIEVAELHALETGVPVQYLRESAETHAAHRAGYYDIVTCMEMLEHVPEPARLLHVLHTLVAPGGHIFVATLNRNLKSYLLAIVAAEYVLNLLERGTHTYERFIKPSELAGWARAAALQVQDVTGVAYDPLRNHARLTANVDVNYMMHLRREKDTM, from the coding sequence ATGACAAAGACCTCCCCCGAGTCCTTCGCTGGTATCGACGCCAATCATGATCCGGCCGAAATCGCCCGGTTTGATGCGAGAGCGCAGCGCTGGTGGGATCCGCAAGGCGAATTTCGCCCTCTGCACGTGCTCAACCCGGTACGGCTGGAGTACGTCGACGCCGGCGCGGGGCTGGCAGGTAAGCGCGTGCTGGACGTGGGTTGCGGCGGCGGACTGCTGAGCGAGGCCATGGCCACCCGCGGCGCTGCCGTCACCGGTATCGATCTGGCCCCTCTGACGATCGAGGTGGCCGAGCTGCACGCTCTGGAGACCGGAGTGCCGGTGCAATATTTGCGCGAATCGGCCGAAACCCACGCCGCTCATCGCGCCGGCTATTACGATATCGTGACCTGCATGGAAATGCTCGAGCACGTACCGGAACCGGCCAGGTTGCTACACGTCCTGCATACGCTGGTGGCCCCCGGGGGGCACATCTTCGTTGCGACCCTGAATCGCAACCTGAAGTCCTATCTGCTGGCAATCGTGGCAGCGGAATATGTCCTGAATCTTCTCGAGCGCGGCACACATACCTATGAGCGGTTCATCAAGCCTTCGGAACTCGCGGGTTGGGCACGGGCGGCGGCGCTGCAGGTACAGGATGTCACGGGAGTCGCCTACGATCCGCTGCGCAATCACGCCAGGCTCACGGCGAACGTCGACGTCAACTACATGATGCATCTACGGCGCGAGAAGGACACGATGTGA
- a CDS encoding phytoene/squalene synthase family protein, with protein sequence MSVVPLDTSYVNRAAPPGSLRYFSLLYTPPGKRPVLTALYVLDTEIRDAARSSSHDVGHARLQWWQEEMDRLAQGDPQHPATRILAQTAASGAGSSGLRELLAAADMDLAHLTYATAEELHAYCARSSGGICEIIAAQLCAPASLDEASRSFAQQAGIGIRMTEMLRDVRQDAWDGRVYLPLDLLERHDVHYERLRSRDLDPAVRIVLETFAADAREALQGASTAAAELPAERADALRAVRVLAALHERLLDRIAARGYDVVSQRIELGPIEKPWLAWRAARRR encoded by the coding sequence ATGAGCGTGGTGCCGCTGGACACCTCGTATGTGAACCGCGCGGCTCCGCCCGGCTCGCTGCGATATTTCTCCTTGCTGTATACCCCGCCCGGCAAGCGTCCCGTCCTGACCGCGCTGTATGTACTCGACACCGAGATCCGCGATGCCGCCCGCAGTTCCAGTCACGACGTCGGGCATGCGCGGCTGCAATGGTGGCAGGAGGAAATGGATCGCCTGGCGCAGGGTGACCCGCAGCATCCCGCGACACGCATTCTTGCGCAAACGGCAGCCTCGGGCGCCGGATCCTCCGGGTTGCGCGAGTTGCTGGCTGCAGCAGATATGGATCTAGCCCATCTGACCTATGCCACCGCAGAGGAGCTGCACGCCTACTGTGCACGCAGCAGCGGCGGGATCTGCGAGATCATCGCCGCTCAACTCTGCGCCCCGGCATCTCTCGACGAAGCCTCGCGCAGCTTTGCGCAGCAGGCAGGCATCGGTATCCGCATGACCGAGATGCTGCGCGATGTACGCCAGGACGCCTGGGACGGGCGCGTCTATTTACCCCTGGACCTGCTCGAGCGCCATGACGTCCACTACGAACGGCTGCGCTCGCGCGACCTGGATCCCGCCGTACGAATCGTGCTGGAGACATTCGCCGCCGATGCGCGCGAGGCGTTGCAGGGGGCATCCACGGCCGCTGCCGAACTGCCGGCGGAACGCGCCGATGCGCTGCGCGCCGTGCGCGTGCTTGCCGCCCTGCATGAGCGGTTACTCGACCGTATCGCCGCGCGCGGCTACGATGTCGTCTCGCAGCGTATCGAACTGGGTCCGATCGAAAAACCGTGGTTGGCCTGGCGTGCCGCGCGGCGCAGATGA